Part of the Acidobacteriota bacterium genome is shown below.
CTCATCTCGCCAGGTACGACCTTCCCAACGCCCCACTGGGCAAGCGTGTTTCTGCCCATGGCGAACACGTCATCCAGCCGATCCTCGACGACCGCAGGGGAATTGCCCGCGTGAACCGCCTTGCGCATGCGAAAATGATCCGCCCCGTCCAGGCTGGCGATGGATCTTGCCGTTCCCCACTCCTGTTGAAAATCCTCGAGATAATCCCGAGTGCGCAGGTGAAGTCTGCCCTTGCGGCCCACCCAACGGTTCATTTCGGCGCTGGCCAGCACCACTTGTCGACGAATGCCCGACCTGATCTGGAAAATCGGTCCCAATTCCTTGCTTTTTTCGCACATGAACTTGGGCACATTACCCGAACGAAACGTTCGCGACGAAAGCAGACCGTACAGCCCCACGACCGGAATGGGGCGGCGCTGCACAGAGCGCATGCTTCCCGGGGGGCGATAGGAACTGCGTACCGCCTCTCCGATGGTCCGTCCGATCAAGTCCAATCTGCTGAGGATTTCGATTCTCTCCGCGGCGAGCTCATATTCCTCAGGCTCAAGCAGGGCTCGCATTCCTCCGCAACTGCTCATGAGACCAATGATGGCGAAGTCTTGAGGATCGGGGATCTCGTCGCTGAACAGCACTCTCATGATTCTGCTTTTAATCTCTTCCCCGGTCTCGCCGTCAATCACCGGGTATCGCCGCGACCGGGCGACTTTGCTGGACAGAGCCCAGTATCCTCCGGAATCAGCGGTAAGTACTCCCAGATTGACCAGGCGATCGATGGCCTTGGTGCTAATCTCCTCCGAGCGCCGCGCGACTCGTTCGACCCAGTATTGTGGAGAACGCACTTGCCTATCCTCCAGGATCTCCTTCAGCACGGGGTCCAGCAGGTCATCGCCGGTAGGCCTGGGATCAATCAGGGAAAGCGTCTCCAGATCCGAGTCGATGCGATCTTCCAGAGCGAGGTCTATCAGGACGCTCCCCGCCAGTGCGCAGGACATTTTCCACTCCGGGATCGGGATGAAATAGCCTGTCTTTTCGTCGAGCAACAACAGAAGCATTTCTTCGGCAAATCTCATGGTCCACACCCTCTCATGGAGACTCGAGACTGCTTGTGAAATCCATTCGCGTTGGCTTAACCTGCACTCTCATCGACGAGGCCGGAAATGGTATGCCCTGCCTGACTCGCCCGCGGCGGCGTTCCTCAGTCCGGAGTTCGGAACCTGCCTTGCCGCCTCCGTGACGCCCATAAGTGCCTCGGACCGCAACTCCTTCAGCACCCTGGTCACTTGCCCTGCTCTCCCTCAAACATCACCGGGATGAGGGCTCCCGGCGAGCCCGCCGGGGCATTGGAGTCGAAGCCACCTCCCAACGCCAGGTGGAGATCGATCCGATTGTCCAGCAGGAGATGCTGCAGGGACAGGATCTGACTCTTCATGTTGAGGATGCGCCGTTCGGTCTCCAGCACCGTCAGCACGCCGCCCTGACCATGGCGATAGCGAAGCTGGGCCTGCTTCCGAGCCGCTCGGGCCTCGGCAGCCGATTCTTCCAGCTCAAGCAGCCGGTCACGCAAGAGTCTTTCGACCGAGAGAGCCGTCTCCACTTCGCCGAAGGCCTTCAGGACAGAGTCGGTATAAATCTCCAGGGCCTCCTCTGAGCGGCTTCGGGCGATGTCGACCTGGCGTCGGAGACGCCCACCCTGAAAGATGGGCTGAACCAGGTTGCCCAGCAGGTTCCAGACGGCGTAGTTCCCATTCAACAGGCTCAGCAGCGAATCGGTGGCCGTTCCACCGCCGGTGGTGAGACTCAATCGAGGATGAAGAGCTGCCTGAGACTGGACAATGCCCGCATCGGAAGCCAGCAGGCGCCGCTGGGCCGCGATGAGATCGGGCCGGCGGGTCAGGAGCTCGGAGGGAAGACCGGCCGGAACCTGGGAGGAAACCGCGGGTAGAGTGTCTCGAACCTTCAAATCCCCACCAGGATAGCGCCCGGCCAGAAGTTCGATCTGCAGGATGCCGCGGTCCAGTTGCTCGCGACGGAGATGAACCAGAGATTCAGCCTCGGACAAGTCCGCCAGGGCCATGCGAAATTCCAATGCCGTCTGGAAACCCGCCTCAAAGCGCTTTTGAACCCACTGGGAGGTTGTCTTGTAGCTGGCCACCATCTCGCGAGCCAGGGCCAGTTGAAGCTGTGCTGCGGCGGAGGCAAACCAGGCCTTCGCCGTTTGGGCCGCCAGGGAATGCCTGGCTGCCGCAAGGTCCGCCGACTGTGCAGAAGCCAGAGCGCCTGCCCGAACCTGACCGCTGCGGATTCTTCCCCAAAGGTCCGCCTCCCAACTGATGTCGAGACCGACTCCCATGAGGGTGTAGGTCGCTTGGGGCACCCGACCGGCAAATCCGGGAAGGGGCAAACCGATGAAGTTCTGCCGCTGGCGGCTGCTGTTCAGGGCAAACCCCATGGACGGCACCAGATCGGCGCCGGCGATTCGGGCCTGGTTGAGGGCCGCCTCCAACCGGTCGGCGGCAGCAAGGAGCTGGTGATTATTGCTCAGGACCTCCTCGATCATGGCATCCAGTTGGGGGTCTCCGAACTGTTTCCACCAATGGACGTCGACCGTTCTCTCCGTTGCCTCCCCCGAGTTCCAGACTGCCGGAACCTGCACTCTGGGCTGCCGCTGGGGAGGAGCCCCCGAGCGGTAGCACCCGGTCACCGGAAGAAGGACGGCAAGCAGCAGAAGGGAAAGTGGCCTCATTGCCATGGCTGGCCCCGGTTGGGGCTCTGGGTTCGGATACCCGCGGCCGGGAAAAATCCGGGCAATCGATTACCGGGTGCAACTCCGAGGACTTGGAGTTTCCGGCCGGGTTGAAGGCGCACCCGGTCATGCCCGTGGCTGGACCCACCTATTTTGTCACCGGGTGGGCGGCTGTTTCAATCCCCGATTGAATGGCAAACCACGCTGGGGTAGGCGACGAGTCGGCTGTTCGGCGTTCTGGTCGGTCCTTTTGAAGAGGTCCCGCTCATGCCGGCGACGATTTGGGCAGACCGAAGGTAAATAGCTTGAAGAGCAATTTCAACGCCAGGTTGGAACGCACCAGGACACTGGTGAGGATGGCTGCCGCCCACACGCTACGCCGTGAGACCGTGACCTCCCGTCCGCTCCTGAAGTTCGGCTTGCGGCATATGCGTCGCAGGGTCAGCACCGCAATCGCCAGTGGCCACACGCAGGAGCGGCGAATGCCGGCCTCTTGGGTCGGGAGGTTGTCGATGAACCGCAACCCGTTTGCGAGGTGGTCGCTCGTCATCGCCACGAGCTGGAGAAGTCCCTGGACGAAGCCCGGATCGGCCATTCCGGGAGAGAGGGAACGGAGTTCCACTCCGGCCGCACGGAAGACGTCCCGAGGCAGCCAGCATACGCCGCGGCTGCGGTCCTCCCAAAGGTCCTTGAGGATGTTGATCATCTGCAGCCCCTGACCGAAGGAGACCGACAGCGGCATCAGATCCTCTCGCCGCTTTTCGATCGCTTCGGAGTGTTCGCAAAACAGCGCCGTCAGAGTTTCGCCGACCACACCGGCCACGTGATAGCAATAGCGGTCCAACTGCGCCACGTCCCGTAGGCCCTCGGCGCTCGCGTTGCGTTGAAACTCGACCATGCCGCGCGACATGATCCGAACGCAACGGTGAATCGCCTTGCGCTGTGCAAGGTTGAGACGCTGAGTGACGCGGATAACCCGAGGGGTGTTGGCGACCAGATTCCCCGTGGAACTGTCGGCTGGCGAGGACAACAGGGGGGCGAGCTCGCCGGCAAACGAAGCGGGGTCATCCCGGCCGGCCAGGATCTCGACAAATCGTTCCGAGAAAGCCTGTTTCTGCACCAGGGAAAGCGCCCGATCGTCTTCGATGGTATCGGCAATCCGGCACAGGAGATAAGCGTTCCCCACCGCCTCGTTCAGGTTGCGCGGCAACTGAGCAATGGTGAGCGCGAAGGTGCGGGCGACACCTTTCAGCATTTCCGCCTGGAATGCGATGTCGTCCGACACCGGAGAGTCCAAGTGAGTTGCGGCCATGTGGATGCCGATTCCCTATGAGCGAACTGAAAACAAGCTGTTCCTGCAGGATGTGCCAAGCAACTCGAGCAACCGGTTGACCTGAAAGCCCCGCTTGAAAGGGCCAGAGAGTCCGCCGAAAGAACAACTGCCACCCTAAACACTTACGGACCCGCCGAATCGACGTGTGGGTCCGCAGCGGGGCAATTGGAAAACCACCTGCCCCAAGCTACCATAGCAAGACTGAAACGGTGCCCACAATCGCACGCGTGCCAGGCTCTGGCCACAAAGGGACAAGAGCGATCCACCCACGACAGTCAACTGGGCCAGCCCAGGTTGAAGAGGTGAACCATGCGAAAGCTCGGCATATTGCTCCTGAGTCTGTTTCGACGGATGTCCCTCTTGATCCGGTGGCTGAGGGGCCAAACGGAAGAGGACGCTGCCGCCCGGCGGGTCGTCCTAGGCGAGTCCTGGAACGAATTCTGCGATACCCTCAAGGCGGCGGGAGCCGCACTGCAGTTCCCGGGCGCTCCGCAGGATCGGTTCAACCAGGCCGAAGGCTATCGATACCTCAGCCGTATCGCCCGCGCGGGCCTGATGGCGTTCGTGGAACACGCCGACGCCAAGGCGCCGGTGCTGCACCGCGTCGTCGACGAGGTCACCAAGCTGGGCAGTGACAATCCCGACAATTTCTACCAGACGGCCGCTCTGAACGGCAGTTACGAGTACAGGATCTTGGGACGACGCAACACCATCGCCTACCTGAGCCTTGGCACCCAGTCCGGGAATTACGGTCAGGGCGGTGGTTTGCCTCCCACCGGGCACATCGAATCCGACCAGATCGAAATGGATCCGGACGGAAAGTTCGAACTCGTGCTCAGTTCGAGACCTCAACCCGGGAACTGGCTTCCCATGACACCCGAGACCGGTACCCTGGTGGTACGTCAAACCTTCCTCGATCGGGAAACCGAGACTCCTGCGGAACTGCGGATCGAACGCATCAACTGTCCCGAGCATGAGCGCCGTCCCTCCCCTCTGACACCGAGGCAGCTTGACCAGGGATTGGCAAAGGCGGGAGCGCTGGTGGCGGGCGCACCGCTGCTGTTTGCGAAATGGGCGCGCGACTTTCAGAAACACAGCAACCTGTTGCCGATGTTCGATCCGGAAGTATCACTGGCCGCCGGGGGCGACCCCAACATCACCTACTACCACAGCCATTGGGCGATTGGGGAGGACGAGGCCCTCCTGATTGAAGTCACGCCCCCGGAATGCGAGTACTGGAACTTCCAGTTGAACAACTACTGGATGGAATCTCTGGACTATCGGCACTACACGATTCACACCAACAAGCATCTGGCTCTCTATGAAAACGACCGTTCCATCCGGCTGATCGTGGCCCATCAAGACCCTGGCCTCCCCAACTGGATCGAGACCGCCGGCCACACTTGCGGGACGATGTGTTTTCGATGGGTGCGCGCCAATGAAAGCCCTCAACCCAGTACACGGCTGGTCGAGTTGAGCAGTCTGAGAAGCTAGCTGAGAACAAGGACATCGTTACGGGTGAAAGGGGTATTGTGACCTCGACGGACTATGAAAACCCCTATCGGCCATTCCCGATCAGGCTCTACAACTACCTGGGCAGGGAGAGCAGGAAGCTCGGGCTGTCGGGTGACCTGCAAGCCGAGGTTATGGTCGAGCGCGCCAGGCGAAAGACGG
Proteins encoded:
- a CDS encoding cytochrome P450, which codes for MLLLLLDEKTGYFIPIPEWKMSCALAGSVLIDLALEDRIDSDLETLSLIDPRPTGDDLLDPVLKEILEDRQVRSPQYWVERVARRSEEISTKAIDRLVNLGVLTADSGGYWALSSKVARSRRYPVIDGETGEEIKSRIMRVLFSDEIPDPQDFAIIGLMSSCGGMRALLEPEEYELAAERIEILSRLDLIGRTIGEAVRSSYRPPGSMRSVQRRPIPVVGLYGLLSSRTFRSGNVPKFMCEKSKELGPIFQIRSGIRRQVVLASAEMNRWVGRKGRLHLRTRDYLEDFQQEWGTARSIASLDGADHFRMRKAVHAGNSPAVVEDRLDDVFAMGRNTLAQWGVGKVVPGEMSCQQLIGDQIAQLSVSITPSDILDDLLKFEYRALLVHVAGLLPRFTLRTPAMKRYKARILELYAQIHASHTPAQRKGKRRDLVDDLMELHQSDPQFLPETDLGFAFIAPIIAGHYLGSATAFAIYEMLTHPELRERLVSEADALFAGGDPVAADLKKPAAIDVTHRFIMEVLRLHPVVPVHLRTAMNTFEVDGMEIPAYSNVVIAFSAPHYDEQYFKDPDAFDIERYKAPRNEHRQSGAYAPFGVGTHVCGGALWTELQLAVNVLLIARHLELDMVPANYKLKVSPLPKLSPNKKFKFRVVRHRHPLEAAETA
- a CDS encoding efflux transporter outer membrane subunit; this encodes MAMRPLSLLLLAVLLPVTGCYRSGAPPQRQPRVQVPAVWNSGEATERTVDVHWWKQFGDPQLDAMIEEVLSNNHQLLAAADRLEAALNQARIAGADLVPSMGFALNSSRQRQNFIGLPLPGFAGRVPQATYTLMGVGLDISWEADLWGRIRSGQVRAGALASAQSADLAAARHSLAAQTAKAWFASAAAQLQLALAREMVASYKTTSQWVQKRFEAGFQTALEFRMALADLSEAESLVHLRREQLDRGILQIELLAGRYPGGDLKVRDTLPAVSSQVPAGLPSELLTRRPDLIAAQRRLLASDAGIVQSQAALHPRLSLTTGGGTATDSLLSLLNGNYAVWNLLGNLVQPIFQGGRLRRQVDIARSRSEEALEIYTDSVLKAFGEVETALSVERLLRDRLLELEESAAEARAARKQAQLRYRHGQGGVLTVLETERRILNMKSQILSLQHLLLDNRIDLHLALGGGFDSNAPAGSPGALIPVMFEGEQGK
- a CDS encoding phytoene/squalene synthase family protein; the encoded protein is MAATHLDSPVSDDIAFQAEMLKGVARTFALTIAQLPRNLNEAVGNAYLLCRIADTIEDDRALSLVQKQAFSERFVEILAGRDDPASFAGELAPLLSSPADSSTGNLVANTPRVIRVTQRLNLAQRKAIHRCVRIMSRGMVEFQRNASAEGLRDVAQLDRYCYHVAGVVGETLTALFCEHSEAIEKRREDLMPLSVSFGQGLQMINILKDLWEDRSRGVCWLPRDVFRAAGVELRSLSPGMADPGFVQGLLQLVAMTSDHLANGLRFIDNLPTQEAGIRRSCVWPLAIAVLTLRRICRKPNFRSGREVTVSRRSVWAAAILTSVLVRSNLALKLLFKLFTFGLPKSSPA
- a CDS encoding DUF1214 domain-containing protein; this translates as MRKLGILLLSLFRRMSLLIRWLRGQTEEDAAARRVVLGESWNEFCDTLKAAGAALQFPGAPQDRFNQAEGYRYLSRIARAGLMAFVEHADAKAPVLHRVVDEVTKLGSDNPDNFYQTAALNGSYEYRILGRRNTIAYLSLGTQSGNYGQGGGLPPTGHIESDQIEMDPDGKFELVLSSRPQPGNWLPMTPETGTLVVRQTFLDRETETPAELRIERINCPEHERRPSPLTPRQLDQGLAKAGALVAGAPLLFAKWARDFQKHSNLLPMFDPEVSLAAGGDPNITYYHSHWAIGEDEALLIEVTPPECEYWNFQLNNYWMESLDYRHYTIHTNKHLALYENDRSIRLIVAHQDPGLPNWIETAGHTCGTMCFRWVRANESPQPSTRLVELSSLRS